ATTGGAGCCGTCAAAATCAAGGACATGATCAGGGAGGAAGACGGAATCAGGGTTACAAGAGACGCCATGATCGAAATAATGACCAATACTATAATTACAAACGTAATTCGAATTAGAATTGTTGTATgctttataataaattaatttcgtcTTTAAatcatgaaatataaatttagcATGAATAAACTTTGATCAAATAATTTGAGCTGTCATCAATACTAATGTGATACTGTAAATCTCTCTTAAAGCAGGCCGTTCTAAGCAATGCATTGTGCTTGCGCCAACGCATGCTCAAATTTTACCTCAAACCCCCGAGCAGCATCATTGATCTCATCAGTGAGTAGCACATGCACTGAAACAGAGATGCATTTCAGTGATTGTCAAGTTGGTAGCATTTGTCCAGCTCACGCAATGGTTGAGCATATGTTGGTGCAAGCACGCTGCGTCGCTTGAAATGGTCTGCTTCAAGAGAGATTAACGGTAGAAGAGGTAATCAGTTTGTACAGCTATTTATACTCTCACAGTGAAGGATTATTGAAGGAAATAGATAAAATGATTGTCATCTTTTTTTTAgaactttttattcatttttcagcGTACAATATAACTGTACAAAGGAATGGATCCATCATAGATCTTGTCTTGAAGAGGCATTTGCCTTAGTCGAAGAGacctgtaacaaaaaaaaacaaaaaaacatatttttgtatCGAACATGACTTTTGAATGGCCATTTGATCAACAATCACATACCGAATCCCATGTCGTCATCAGATTCCTCATCTggttcttctttcttctcttccttcttCGCTGGAGCGGCATCACCGCTGGCAGGAGCGGCTGCAGCAGCCACAGCTGGAAAAAGATTTAGAATATATCCGAAATTCCAGTTTTGACATACTTTGATGATGCGAATTACCAAACCTGAATGTTACATGACTCACCTGAATTGAGTGAGAAATGATTAGACTTATTGTGGAAGGCGTTGAGGGTAGACTAGTATTAACGATCGGTTATTTGGATCAAcgtaaaacagaaaaatgttCTACAGTACATTAGAATGCAAGGCATTCATGTTTTATTCGATATATATCATTAACTTCTTCGTGTCTCACCAGGATTATAGCATGCGATTGAATTATGGTCAGTACAATATCTAAAATGCCTCTAACACATATTAGGCTTAATTCAACTTCAATTGTTCGAACAAGAATCTAGGTCAAAGTTTTTAGGCACTGAGACCCAGCAGGTTCACAGCtcaatttttatcctcttATTCGCTGACCTTACTAGCATCAAAGCGAACTAGTCTGGTGGATGAAAAGAGGTCAGTACTCGGCAGCTCATTGGGTTACAATTATATTTAGAGTATTAAATTTTCTGTTTCTATTATTTagttttgaattattaaagTAGTATGTTTTTCTCACAGAGATTTGAGCATGGCTGCTGTTTGAAACTATATAGAGGTTTGTGATATTACCGTAACAAAAGATATCAAGATGATTATTTGATAGCTtgaatataacaaaaaatgttgtaaaCCTTAAATAGAGACGTCATAaaagccgaaaaaaaaaacgctcaCCCAATCATAATAAAACATCTTACACAAAAATTACTTTAGTTACCGTAAGATGCTAATTGCAGTACAGAACTCATAAAGTATTACAACTTGGAAATATCTTCTATGATCTTTATATAATTCTTAGCCACTGTCATTCAATATCTCAAACTATTTCCTGTACTTCACAGACTTCCATAATGTGCAAGGGAATGTCAATCTAGTTTTCCAAAGCACTTAAAATTTATAACTCAAAACATGTgtaataagataaaaatattgacaaCTCAAGTAATCCAAAGTCCGTTGGGAGGcaaaaacagattttttttttgtgatccTCTAAATTTTGAACAGGCCAAATAACGGAATCTTTAGTTTCAAACATTTTGAATTGTACTATCTGTAACCTGACTGCTTTGCTTTAGAACGAAAAATGTCCGGACTTTGACCAGGGTTTGATGACACTTCTAAACTCGTTGACAACTTTCCTCAATACCAATTCAACATAGGTGTTTTGATTTAGCTACATACCACCAGCTGGAGCAGCGCCAACTCCAGACCCAATGTTAGTGATGAGGTCCTTAATATTGACACCCTCAAGAGATTTGGCAAAAAGTCCTGGCCAGTATGGTTCAATCTCTACACTGGCTGCCTTCAAGATAGTTTGGATCTTTTCACCCTGGAAAAAGAAGAGGCTAGGTCAGGTTATCTAGATCGTTGGCACTTCACTATTGCTCTGAAATAACACGTCGGTCCACACTCGAATCTATGAGATCCTatcattgaaatttcatcggTGGAcacggaaaattattatttatggtAAGATTAcacgaaaaaatttgatttgtttGGTAGTTTACGTGTCAAACTGTAAGTACAATCAATTCATATTGGAGAATGAGTGCGTACTAAATGAAACTACGTATCACAGCTCCCGTTTTGTAAGCTAACGACATTAGGATAAAAGTTAGAGGAGAATGCATTATCCAGAGGCCTTATATTCTGAGAGCACACGTGTGACGAGGCAGTgtgtgaagaaaacaaaaatcagaGGCTTACCGTAACGGCAACATCGTCGTCGGCGAGGATCAACGCGGCGTACACGCAAGCCAGTTCGGCTTTCGAAGtcattttgttgtttttaaGGTTGTAGTTGAAATATGATGGATAGTGATTGTTGTGCAAGTCGCCGATTCGGCCTTAGCTCGCGCAGAGAACAAGCACTGACGCTGGGTGTCACGCCGGGAAAGCGGAAGAGACCGAATCACGCATGTGGCGCTCCACTGCTCGAACCTCGATCGTGTTCGTCACGTGACCACCGGAAGTCATTAGTGACTTGGCAAGTTTTCATGACGCGATGCCATTCCGCGACAAGTTACCCAGTGACCTTCCCActtgtgtaaatttttgaattactcGCTTGATCCTAACAATGCAACAGAATTTTGTTTGATCATTTGAAGTCGGATTGGCATAGTAGAATACTGGAATTTCCCCCCAGCCCTCAGCTAAATTTATCGTCTCTTTAGCCGCTGAGCAGTTACTAGGTTTGTTCATGCTAGCTACACTTTCTACACTTTCGTGGGGAGTGTACACTTGCGCGTTCGCTTTAGCGGACGTGACGTCGATCGCGCTGTTCGTTTCACAAAGCGACAGTTCACTGCAACAGTTACGTTTGTGACGTAAATAGCGTCTGCGTTTGGCTCGAGAGGAAAACCACCAAGCCAATAATCGGGAACTTTAGAGCATATACTATTGGACAATGGAGGTAGTGAAATAGAGCATTATGCCATGCACAACCTATCTCTCTCGCTCTACAACCCGATTGGCCTATACATTTCCTCTCGGCCAATCAAGTGCAGAGTGAGAAAGACGGATTTCCAAGGTAACCCGCGAATACCACTGGATATAGTAATAGTCACGGGACGGTTTCGTTGCAAACGCGACTGTCGCTGTACGACAATCGTATATGTGCTTCGGTGACGACGGCGGTGACGCTATTGGCTAATTCCAATGTCTTGCCGCCAGCGCGAACATTGGGGCGAACACATGGCATGAACGTAGCTTTGATTCCATCTTGAATGAGTTTCGCAATCTGGCGCCATTCTACAATCGATTAGTGTCGTCATGAAAATGGTCGCTGTTTGCGTCGCGAAATAAAGATAACATTCGTTAAAATTGTCCGAATAACGATAATCACCGAAGCCGGTTATCGTCTCTGACTGTTCGAAAAACTTCTCGAAGTGCTTTAATTCC
The sequence above is drawn from the Neodiprion pinetum isolate iyNeoPine1 chromosome 2, iyNeoPine1.2, whole genome shotgun sequence genome and encodes:
- the LOC124212627 gene encoding 60S acidic ribosomal protein P1 → MTSKAELACVYAALILADDDVAVTGEKIQTILKAASVEIEPYWPGLFAKSLEGVNIKDLITNIGSGVGAAPAGAVAAAAAPASGDAAPAKKEEKKEEPDEESDDDMGFGLFD